A portion of the Mesobacillus sp. AQ2 genome contains these proteins:
- a CDS encoding NCS2 family permease has translation MKKYFEFDKLGTNYRREFIGGMTTFLAMAYILIVNPNVLTLSDIKDLPEALRMDAGAVFVATALAAAIGSIIMGLIGKYPIALAPGMGLNAFFAYTVVLSHGAPWQHALAAVFISSVFFLLLTITGWREKLINAIPVELKHAVGAGIGLFITFIGLKNAGIIVDNPATLVGLGDLTNANTLLALFGLLITVIMLTRGIHGAVFFGIIISVIVGMVFNLIETPEKVVGAVPSVAPTFGAVFTAFGDPSFYTSTMLGIILTFLFVDFFDNAGTLVAVANQAGLMKENKLPRAGRALFADSIASLVGSIFGTSTTTSYIESSAGVASGARSGFASLVTAGFFLLSLFFFPLLSVVTSAVTAPALIIVGVLMVSSLGKIEWGRFEIAVPSFLTMIAMPLSSSIATGIAAGFIFYPITMLVKGKSKDVHPIMYLFFVIFVLYFVFLTE, from the coding sequence ATGAAGAAATATTTCGAGTTTGATAAGCTTGGCACGAATTATCGCCGCGAATTCATTGGCGGAATGACCACGTTCCTTGCAATGGCGTATATCCTGATTGTAAATCCTAATGTACTCACACTGTCAGACATAAAGGATCTTCCGGAAGCATTGAGAATGGATGCTGGTGCTGTATTCGTGGCAACAGCTCTTGCAGCGGCGATTGGCTCCATCATTATGGGTTTGATCGGAAAATACCCAATTGCCCTGGCGCCGGGTATGGGCTTGAATGCCTTCTTTGCTTACACAGTTGTTCTAAGCCACGGTGCACCATGGCAGCATGCGCTTGCAGCAGTGTTTATCTCCAGTGTGTTCTTCCTGCTGCTGACGATTACAGGCTGGCGTGAAAAATTGATCAATGCCATCCCAGTTGAACTAAAGCACGCAGTCGGAGCAGGGATTGGATTGTTCATCACCTTTATCGGATTGAAGAATGCAGGTATCATCGTCGATAATCCGGCAACGCTTGTTGGGTTAGGCGACCTGACAAACGCCAACACATTGCTTGCGCTTTTCGGATTGTTAATCACCGTCATCATGCTGACAAGAGGCATTCACGGTGCGGTATTCTTCGGAATTATCATCAGCGTCATCGTTGGTATGGTTTTTAATCTTATTGAAACACCTGAAAAAGTAGTTGGTGCAGTACCAAGCGTAGCGCCAACCTTTGGAGCAGTTTTCACGGCATTCGGCGATCCATCTTTCTACACATCAACGATGCTCGGTATCATTTTGACTTTCCTGTTCGTCGATTTCTTTGATAATGCAGGTACACTGGTTGCAGTTGCCAATCAGGCAGGCTTAATGAAAGAAAACAAGCTGCCTCGCGCAGGACGTGCGCTATTTGCAGATTCAATCGCATCCCTTGTTGGTTCCATCTTCGGAACATCGACAACAACATCGTATATTGAATCATCTGCAGGTGTAGCTTCAGGAGCGCGAAGCGGATTTGCTTCTTTAGTAACAGCAGGATTCTTCCTGTTATCGCTATTCTTTTTCCCGCTGCTTTCAGTGGTCACTTCAGCCGTAACAGCACCAGCATTGATCATCGTTGGTGTACTGATGGTTTCTTCACTTGGGAAAATCGAATGGGGCCGCTTTGAAATCGCAGTACCATCATTCCTTACAATGATTGCGATGCCATTGTCATCCAGCATCGCAACTGGGATTGCGGCAGGATTCATCTTTTATCCAATCACCATGCTCGTGAAGGGGAAATCAAAAGATGTCCATCCGATTATGTACCTGTTCTTCGTCATCTTCGTTCTATACTTTGTGTTTTTAACAGAATAG
- a CDS encoding PRD domain-containing protein, with protein MDRIEVKKGLNNNVLIADHPTFGEVIMIGKGIGFNRKKGDLIEEGQAEKMFVLKDEKEQANYIKLLPFVENDLHEAIISSIELIKKRTAGQLNEHIHVALTDHLMFAVTRISKGMEFKNPFLVETKTLYPMEFEIAKEVVQLIKDRSGIELPDGEIGFVALHIHSAIMNRNLSDVNKHSQLVTKLVQMIEENLDVEIDKEGIDYTRLVRHIRFTIERVNNGEKVEEPEKFATLLKEEYPLCYNLSWKLIKVMQQTLKKQVFDAEAVYLTMHLQRLQKKS; from the coding sequence ATGGACAGAATCGAAGTGAAAAAAGGCTTGAACAATAATGTATTGATTGCTGACCATCCAACATTCGGGGAAGTCATCATGATTGGCAAGGGAATTGGCTTCAACCGGAAAAAGGGAGACCTGATCGAAGAGGGCCAGGCGGAGAAAATGTTTGTCCTCAAGGATGAAAAAGAGCAGGCAAACTACATCAAGCTTTTGCCTTTTGTTGAAAATGACCTGCACGAAGCAATCATATCTTCCATTGAATTAATCAAGAAACGGACAGCTGGCCAGCTGAATGAACACATCCATGTCGCCTTGACGGACCACTTGATGTTTGCAGTAACAAGGATTTCAAAGGGGATGGAGTTCAAAAATCCATTTTTGGTGGAAACAAAGACACTGTATCCAATGGAATTTGAGATTGCTAAAGAAGTGGTTCAGCTTATCAAGGATCGATCCGGAATTGAACTTCCTGATGGAGAAATCGGTTTTGTTGCCCTCCATATCCATAGCGCCATCATGAATCGCAATCTGTCTGATGTGAACAAACACTCACAGCTTGTGACAAAACTGGTACAAATGATTGAAGAAAACCTGGATGTCGAAATCGATAAAGAAGGAATAGACTATACGAGGCTTGTCCGCCACATACGTTTTACCATCGAGAGGGTCAATAACGGAGAAAAAGTAGAAGAACCGGAAAAATTTGCAACCCTCTTGAAAGAGGAATACCCTCTGTGTTACAATCTTTCGTGGAAACTCATTAAAGTGATGCAGCAGACCTTGAAAAAACAAGTATTCGATGCCGAAGCCGTGTATCTGACGATGCATCTGCAAAGGCTTCAGAAAAAAAGTTAA
- the ptsG gene encoding glucose-specific PTS transporter subunit IIBC — MFKKAFGVLQKVGKALMLPVALLPAAGILLALGAALRNPALLELAPFLNNGGVDLVAAVMQKAGDIVFGNLPLLFAVGVAVGLAGGEGVAGLAAIIGYLIMNVTMGTVLGITPEDVNGLNYANILGVPTLQTGVFGGIIVGIIAAALYNKFFEIELPSYLGFFAGKRFVPIITAGTAILLGLVMMVIWPPIQNGLNAFSQNMVHANLTLSAFIFGVVERSLIPFGLHHIFYSPFWYEFGQYTTQAGEVVRGDQRIFMAQIADNVQNLTAGTFMTGKFPFMMFGLPAAALAIYHEARPERKVVVGGLMVSAALTSFLTGITEPLEFSFLFVAPVLFGVHAIFAGLSFMTMHLLNVKIGMTFSGGLIDYILFGLINPQTNAWIVIPVGLVFAVIYYFGFRFAIRKFNLMTPGREAVEEDGEEGGVKGQASDLPYEVLDAMGGKENIAHLDACITRLRVSVNDIGSVDKDRLKKLGAAGVLEVGNNIQAIFGPRSETIKGQMKDIMSGKRPRPVETNQATEVEQQIEEVNPEALQTHHDADSAAETFVSPIKGEIKPITEVPDQVFSGKMMGDGFAIVPAEGTIVSPVDGKIVNLFPTKHAIGILSDSGREILIHVGIDTVNLKGQGFETLVSENDTVTKGQPLLKVDLDYIKEHATSIITPIVFTNLSEGESIVINKEGNVDVKDENIITISK; from the coding sequence ATGTTTAAGAAAGCTTTTGGTGTTCTTCAAAAAGTAGGTAAAGCGCTGATGCTTCCGGTTGCACTTCTCCCGGCAGCTGGTATTCTGCTTGCACTTGGTGCTGCGCTTAGAAACCCTGCTTTGTTAGAGCTTGCTCCATTTTTAAATAACGGCGGCGTCGATCTGGTTGCTGCTGTTATGCAAAAAGCCGGAGATATTGTCTTCGGAAACCTTCCGCTGTTATTCGCGGTTGGTGTAGCTGTTGGTTTAGCGGGCGGTGAGGGTGTTGCCGGTCTTGCTGCCATTATCGGATACCTGATCATGAACGTGACAATGGGTACTGTTTTAGGTATTACTCCAGAAGATGTCAACGGACTGAACTACGCAAATATCTTAGGTGTCCCAACGCTTCAGACAGGGGTATTTGGCGGTATCATCGTGGGTATAATTGCCGCAGCTCTTTACAATAAGTTTTTTGAAATCGAATTGCCATCCTATCTTGGATTCTTCGCAGGAAAGCGTTTCGTTCCGATTATCACTGCGGGAACAGCCATCCTGCTTGGATTGGTAATGATGGTTATCTGGCCTCCAATCCAAAACGGCCTGAATGCATTCTCGCAAAACATGGTTCACGCAAACTTGACTTTATCAGCATTTATCTTTGGTGTGGTTGAACGTTCATTAATTCCTTTCGGTCTGCACCATATCTTCTATTCACCATTCTGGTATGAATTTGGTCAGTACACTACTCAGGCTGGAGAAGTTGTTCGCGGGGATCAGCGTATCTTCATGGCCCAAATTGCAGATAACGTACAAAATCTTACTGCAGGTACATTCATGACAGGTAAATTCCCGTTCATGATGTTCGGTCTTCCAGCTGCAGCATTGGCTATTTATCATGAAGCACGTCCTGAAAGAAAAGTGGTAGTCGGCGGTCTAATGGTTTCTGCTGCCCTGACTTCATTCTTAACAGGTATTACAGAACCACTTGAGTTCTCATTCTTGTTCGTAGCACCAGTGCTTTTCGGAGTACACGCCATTTTTGCTGGTCTATCATTCATGACAATGCATCTATTAAATGTAAAAATCGGTATGACTTTCTCTGGTGGTCTTATTGACTACATTCTGTTTGGATTGATCAACCCGCAGACAAACGCATGGATTGTAATCCCTGTAGGCCTAGTCTTCGCGGTCATCTACTACTTCGGGTTCCGTTTCGCAATTCGTAAGTTCAACCTGATGACACCAGGCCGTGAAGCAGTTGAAGAAGATGGGGAAGAAGGCGGAGTGAAGGGACAAGCTAGTGACCTTCCATATGAAGTCCTTGATGCAATGGGCGGTAAAGAAAACATCGCTCACCTTGATGCATGTATCACACGACTTCGTGTATCAGTTAATGATATTGGCAGCGTCGATAAAGATCGCTTGAAAAAGCTGGGTGCTGCTGGAGTCCTTGAAGTCGGCAACAACATCCAGGCAATTTTCGGACCGCGTTCAGAGACTATTAAAGGTCAGATGAAGGACATCATGAGCGGTAAAAGACCTCGTCCTGTAGAAACGAACCAGGCAACAGAGGTTGAGCAGCAAATTGAAGAAGTGAATCCGGAAGCATTGCAGACTCATCATGATGCAGATTCCGCAGCTGAAACATTCGTTTCTCCTATTAAAGGGGAGATTAAACCAATTACAGAAGTCCCAGACCAGGTATTCTCTGGAAAAATGATGGGTGACGGTTTTGCAATCGTACCTGCTGAAGGTACAATTGTTTCACCGGTCGACGGAAAGATCGTAAACCTTTTCCCAACAAAGCATGCAATCGGAATCCTCTCTGACTCTGGACGGGAGATCCTTATTCATGTGGGTATCGATACGGTTAATCTGAAGGGACAAGGGTTCGAAACACTTGTTTCTGAAAATGACACTGTCACAAAAGGACAGCCGTTATTGAAGGTGGATCTTGATTACATCAAGGAACACGCAACGTCTATCATTACTCCAATCGTATTCACTAATCTATCTGAAGGCGAAAGCATTGTCATCAACAAAGAGGGCAATGTGGATGTGAAAGACGAGAATATCATTACGATATCTAAATAA
- a CDS encoding methyl-accepting chemotaxis protein, with translation MRRNKSGLKLKLGTKINLIVLGTVLVLSVIIGVIVNREVTMGIKSFAVEKAKGDLALSEGYINNKFPGEWEIKNGKLYKGNQVFNENFELVDKIGKDTGDTVTIFQENTRIATNVMLEGKRAVGTTVSEEVAEVVLKQGKPYYGEANVAGHSYQSAYKPIIDQNGKAIGILYVGASEKIIVQILSSFMTKFLIQIAIVLIIAFIGIYWFTRNLRRRLDAISAAMVKAGAGDFTAVVEDRSGDELSDLADSYNHMKENLSTMLHDVLETSEQVAASSEQLTAGAEQTSRATEQITEAIQQVASGSDTQTQGVEESARALEELARGVAEIAETSSLIAESSSEASDHAKQGGAFVEETASQMNMIHASVEETGEVFNLLNERSREIDNISKVITEIADQTNLLALNAAIEAARAGEHGKGFAVVAAEVRKLAEQSQKSSSQISDLIGQIQMDMEQSNDSIETVKKEVLSGLGIVEGTQKSFQEILHSMENMSARIEEMAATAEQMSASTEEISATVNEVSTVSKDSSVHTQNVAASAEEQLASMEEITASANNLSTMAETLKDTVSRFKI, from the coding sequence TTGAGGAGAAACAAGTCTGGTCTTAAATTGAAATTAGGGACAAAAATTAATTTAATCGTGTTGGGCACTGTGCTGGTGCTTTCTGTGATCATTGGTGTCATCGTGAACAGGGAAGTGACGATGGGGATCAAATCTTTTGCAGTGGAGAAAGCAAAGGGCGACCTGGCATTAAGTGAAGGGTATATCAACAATAAATTCCCTGGTGAGTGGGAAATTAAAAATGGAAAGCTGTATAAGGGAAACCAGGTTTTTAATGAAAACTTCGAGCTCGTTGACAAAATTGGCAAGGATACAGGAGATACAGTCACCATTTTTCAGGAAAACACCCGAATTGCCACAAACGTCATGCTGGAAGGAAAGCGAGCTGTGGGAACGACTGTTTCAGAAGAGGTTGCTGAAGTAGTCCTGAAGCAGGGGAAGCCTTATTACGGTGAAGCTAATGTGGCGGGGCACTCGTATCAATCGGCTTATAAACCGATAATTGATCAGAATGGCAAGGCGATTGGAATTCTTTACGTTGGTGCTTCAGAAAAGATCATCGTTCAAATTCTGAGTTCTTTTATGACGAAATTTTTAATCCAGATTGCAATCGTATTAATCATCGCATTTATCGGAATCTATTGGTTTACCCGGAATTTGAGAAGAAGGCTTGACGCCATATCGGCAGCCATGGTCAAAGCAGGAGCCGGGGACTTCACGGCTGTTGTTGAAGACCGGAGTGGAGATGAGCTTAGTGACCTTGCGGATAGCTATAATCACATGAAAGAAAACTTGAGCACTATGTTGCATGATGTGCTTGAAACTTCAGAACAGGTTGCCGCTTCGTCTGAACAGCTGACTGCAGGTGCTGAACAGACAAGCAGGGCGACCGAGCAAATAACAGAAGCGATCCAGCAGGTTGCCAGCGGTTCTGACACACAAACACAAGGGGTAGAAGAGAGTGCAAGGGCGTTGGAGGAACTGGCAAGGGGAGTGGCAGAGATTGCGGAAACTTCCTCATTGATTGCTGAGTCAAGTTCAGAAGCAAGTGACCATGCCAAACAGGGTGGGGCGTTTGTCGAGGAAACTGCAAGTCAAATGAATATGATCCATGCTTCTGTAGAAGAAACAGGAGAAGTTTTCAATCTGCTGAATGAAAGGTCCAGGGAAATCGACAATATCTCTAAGGTGATTACAGAGATTGCAGACCAGACCAATTTGCTCGCCTTGAATGCGGCCATTGAAGCAGCGAGGGCAGGGGAACATGGCAAAGGATTTGCCGTTGTTGCGGCAGAGGTCAGGAAGCTGGCTGAACAATCACAGAAATCCTCTTCCCAAATTTCCGATTTGATCGGACAGATACAAATGGATATGGAGCAGTCCAATGATTCGATTGAGACTGTAAAAAAAGAAGTATTAAGCGGCCTGGGAATTGTTGAAGGGACCCAAAAGAGCTTCCAGGAAATCCTTCATTCCATGGAAAATATGAGTGCACGGATCGAAGAGATGGCAGCCACTGCGGAACAAATGTCTGCGAGCACAGAGGAAATCTCCGCAACCGTGAATGAGGTCTCGACGGTCTCAAAAGATTCTTCTGTCCATACTCAAAATGTCGCGGCTTCAGCTGAGGAACAATTAGCTTCCATGGAGGAAATAACAGCATCAGCCAATAACTTGTCTACAATGGCAGAAACGTTAAAAGATACAGTTAGCCGATTTAAAATATAA
- a CDS encoding DUF5698 domain-containing protein: MLENSFVMVAIILIINIVYVSFFTIRMILTLKGQRYLAAGLSMIEVVIYVVGLGLVLENLNQIQNLVAYAVGYGIGVIVGMKIEEKLALGYITINVITKEYDRDLPKALRDQGYGVTDWAAHGLEGNRMAMQILTPRKYELKLYQTIKELDPKAFIIAYEPKAIHGGFWVKSVRKGKLFS; the protein is encoded by the coding sequence ATGCTGGAGAATAGTTTTGTCATGGTTGCCATCATCTTAATCATCAATATTGTGTATGTGTCTTTTTTTACAATCAGGATGATCCTGACGTTGAAGGGTCAGCGTTATCTGGCTGCAGGTCTGAGCATGATCGAAGTAGTGATTTATGTAGTCGGACTCGGGCTGGTACTTGAGAATTTGAATCAGATTCAGAACCTGGTTGCCTATGCTGTGGGCTATGGTATTGGTGTCATCGTTGGGATGAAAATTGAAGAGAAGCTGGCGCTTGGATATATTACGATAAATGTCATTACAAAGGAATATGATCGAGATCTTCCTAAGGCATTACGGGATCAGGGGTATGGTGTGACGGACTGGGCCGCTCACGGGCTTGAGGGTAACCGGATGGCTATGCAGATTCTGACTCCGAGGAAATATGAATTAAAGCTTTACCAGACAATCAAGGAGCTGGATCCAAAGGCTTTCATCATTGCGTATGAACCGAAAGCGATTCATGGCGGGTTCTGGGTAAAATCAGTTCGGAAAGGAAAGCTGTTCTCATGA
- a CDS encoding NETI motif-containing protein, producing MSKVKKKQMYEVGEHESIDDCLNRMKKDGFAPVRRMEKPIFKEVEKNGTVEYEPAGRQIIFEAKLIES from the coding sequence ATGAGCAAGGTAAAAAAGAAACAGATGTATGAAGTCGGCGAGCATGAATCAATCGATGATTGCCTAAATAGAATGAAAAAGGACGGATTTGCCCCTGTCCGCAGGATGGAAAAGCCGATTTTCAAGGAAGTAGAAAAGAATGGCACCGTTGAATATGAGCCTGCTGGAAGGCAGATTATCTTTGAAGCAAAGCTGATTGAAAGCTAA
- the purE gene encoding 5-(carboxyamino)imidazole ribonucleotide mutase, translating into MTVAVIMGSKSDWETMKHACDMLDRLEISYIKKVVSAHRTPDLMFEFAENARNEGIKVIIAGAGGAAHLPGMVAAKTTLPVIGVPVQSRALNGLDSLLSIVQMPGGVPVATVAIGKAGATNAGLLAAQILGAFDGKVAEMLARLREETKMSVMESSDELV; encoded by the coding sequence ATGACCGTTGCAGTTATTATGGGGAGCAAGTCGGATTGGGAAACGATGAAGCATGCGTGTGACATGCTGGATCGCTTAGAGATTTCTTATATAAAGAAGGTAGTTTCCGCTCATCGGACACCGGATTTAATGTTTGAGTTTGCCGAAAATGCTAGAAATGAAGGAATTAAAGTCATCATCGCCGGAGCGGGCGGAGCAGCTCATTTGCCGGGGATGGTTGCAGCGAAAACGACGCTTCCGGTTATCGGCGTGCCTGTACAGTCGAGAGCGCTCAACGGCTTGGATTCATTGTTATCGATTGTCCAGATGCCTGGCGGCGTACCGGTTGCGACGGTGGCGATCGGAAAAGCTGGGGCAACGAACGCAGGATTGCTCGCTGCTCAGATTTTAGGTGCATTTGATGGTAAAGTAGCAGAAATGCTGGCGCGATTACGTGAAGAAACAAAAATGTCAGTGATGGAAAGCAGTGATGAGCTTGTCTAA
- the purK gene encoding 5-(carboxyamino)imidazole ribonucleotide synthase yields MSLSKLILPGETIGIIGGGQLGKMMALSAKAMGFRVIVLDPTDDCPCGQIADEQIVGSYDDLEKIKQLSEQSDVITYEFENIDADALEWLNKYAYVPQGTELLRVTQDRIEEKRHIEAAGVRVAPYVAVTSVEDVRNGVEELGLPAVLKTARGGYDGKGQLVIRSVEDIPLAETLVSQGSCVLEKWIPFEKEISVIITRGTNGETAVFPVGENIHKENILHQTIVPARISFQAEAKAIRAAKQIAEALGLIGTLAVEMFLGANDELYINELAPRPHNSGHYTIEACETSQFEQHVRAVCGWPLGSTNLLKPAVMVNILGEHQQPLLEKIAEVQDWKIHLYGKKEAKHKRKMGHVTLLRETVESALEEAEQSGIWEGAAEMIGGQKK; encoded by the coding sequence ATGAGCTTGTCTAAATTGATTTTACCAGGAGAGACGATCGGAATCATTGGCGGCGGGCAGCTTGGCAAGATGATGGCACTGTCGGCAAAAGCGATGGGTTTCAGGGTGATTGTGCTTGACCCGACCGATGATTGCCCATGCGGCCAGATAGCTGACGAGCAGATTGTCGGCAGCTATGATGATCTTGAAAAAATAAAGCAGCTATCTGAACAAAGTGATGTCATCACGTACGAGTTTGAGAACATTGATGCGGATGCTCTTGAATGGTTAAATAAATACGCTTATGTGCCGCAGGGGACCGAATTGCTTCGGGTCACTCAGGACAGGATAGAAGAGAAGCGCCATATCGAGGCTGCCGGGGTGAGAGTGGCCCCATATGTGGCAGTGACAAGTGTGGAAGATGTAAGGAATGGTGTTGAGGAGCTGGGTTTGCCGGCAGTATTGAAGACGGCACGGGGCGGTTATGATGGCAAAGGGCAGCTGGTCATCAGGTCTGTTGAAGACATCCCTTTGGCGGAAACATTGGTCAGCCAGGGCTCGTGTGTACTGGAAAAATGGATACCGTTTGAAAAAGAGATCTCTGTGATCATTACCCGCGGGACGAACGGTGAGACTGCTGTTTTTCCAGTCGGGGAAAATATCCATAAGGAAAATATCCTGCATCAAACCATTGTGCCGGCGAGAATCAGTTTTCAGGCTGAAGCAAAGGCAATAAGAGCTGCAAAGCAGATTGCCGAGGCGTTAGGTTTAATCGGGACGCTGGCGGTTGAGATGTTTTTAGGAGCGAATGATGAGCTTTACATAAATGAACTGGCACCGCGGCCGCATAACTCGGGACATTATACGATCGAGGCCTGTGAGACGTCGCAGTTTGAGCAGCATGTCAGGGCAGTCTGCGGCTGGCCACTGGGCAGCACGAACTTGCTTAAGCCTGCTGTGATGGTGAATATCCTGGGTGAGCACCAGCAGCCACTGCTGGAAAAAATCGCAGAAGTGCAGGATTGGAAGATTCACTTATATGGCAAAAAAGAAGCAAAGCATAAACGGAAAATGGGGCATGTGACCCTTTTACGAGAGACAGTAGAGAGTGCGCTGGAGGAAGCAGAGCAAAGCGGCATCTGGGAAGGCGCAGCAGAAATGATCGGAGGACAAAAGAAATGA
- the purB gene encoding adenylosuccinate lyase: MIDRYTRPEMGAIWTEENRFKAWLEVEILACEAWAELGEIPKEDVKKLRENASFDINRIKEIEEETRHDVVAFTRAVSETLGEERKWVHYGLTSTDVVDTALSYVLKQANAILLKDIENFVEILANKAKEHKYTVMMGRTHGVHAEPTTFGLKLALWLEEMKRNLERFKMASSDVEFGKISGAVGTYANIDPFVESYVCEKLGLQPAPISTQTLQRDRHAFYMGTLALIATSIEKFAVEIRGLQKSETREVEEFFAKGQKGSSAMPHKRNPIGSENMTGMARVIRGYMTTAYENVPLWHERDISHSSAERIILPDATIALNYMLNRFGNIVKNLTVYPENMKRNMDRTLGLIYSQRVLLALIDKGMSREEAYDTVQPRAMEAWEKQVQFRSLIEQDEKIAGLLSEAEIDDCFDYNYHIKHVDMIFERLGL; this comes from the coding sequence ATGATAGATCGTTATACAAGACCGGAAATGGGAGCAATCTGGACGGAGGAGAATCGCTTCAAAGCGTGGCTTGAGGTCGAGATCCTCGCATGTGAAGCATGGGCAGAGCTTGGCGAGATTCCTAAAGAAGATGTGAAGAAGCTCAGGGAAAATGCTTCATTTGATATTAACCGGATCAAGGAAATCGAGGAAGAGACACGCCATGATGTCGTTGCTTTTACAAGAGCAGTATCTGAAACGCTTGGAGAGGAACGTAAATGGGTGCATTATGGCCTGACTTCGACGGATGTGGTCGATACAGCATTATCGTATGTGCTTAAACAGGCGAATGCGATTTTGCTGAAGGATATTGAGAACTTTGTTGAGATTTTGGCGAATAAGGCTAAAGAACATAAATACACAGTGATGATGGGACGTACGCATGGTGTCCATGCTGAACCGACGACTTTTGGCTTGAAGCTGGCGCTATGGCTTGAGGAAATGAAGCGCAATCTTGAGCGATTCAAAATGGCTTCCAGCGACGTAGAATTCGGCAAGATTTCCGGTGCGGTTGGAACGTACGCGAATATCGATCCATTCGTTGAATCGTATGTCTGTGAAAAATTAGGACTGCAGCCGGCACCGATTTCCACTCAAACCTTGCAGCGGGACCGCCATGCGTTCTATATGGGGACACTTGCGTTAATTGCGACTTCCATTGAAAAATTCGCGGTGGAGATCCGCGGCTTGCAAAAAAGCGAAACTCGTGAAGTTGAGGAGTTCTTTGCGAAAGGACAGAAGGGTTCATCGGCGATGCCGCATAAGCGCAACCCGATTGGCTCTGAAAACATGACTGGGATGGCGAGGGTCATCCGCGGATACATGACAACAGCCTATGAGAATGTGCCACTGTGGCATGAGCGCGATATCTCACATTCATCTGCTGAGAGAATTATTTTACCCGACGCAACGATTGCTTTGAATTATATGCTGAATCGCTTTGGAAATATCGTCAAGAACCTGACGGTGTATCCGGAGAACATGAAGCGTAATATGGATCGGACACTTGGCTTGATTTACTCCCAGCGTGTGCTGCTTGCTTTGATCGACAAAGGGATGTCGCGTGAAGAAGCATATGATACGGTCCAGCCTCGCGCGATGGAAGCATGGGAAAAGCAGGTGCAGTTCCGCAGCCTGATCGAACAGGATGAAAAGATTGCCGGACTGCTGAGTGAAGCAGAAATCGATGACTGCTTTGATTACAACTACCATATCAAGCATGTGGATATGATTTTTGAAAGACTGGGACTTTAA
- the purC gene encoding phosphoribosylaminoimidazolesuccinocarboxamide synthase: MEELLYEGKAKRIYATDQEDVVRVQYKDSATAFNGEKKAEIVGKGRLNNEITSLLFSKLGKAGIQSHFIEKISENEQLVKRVQIIPLEVVVRNFAAGSFSKRLGIEEGNKLSRPIVEFYLKDDALGDPLITDEHIDVLNLAAAEEVAELKAAALKINEVLGGFFAEIGVRLIDFKLEFGKDTDGKILLADEISPDTCRLWDMETQQKLDKDVFRRDLGNLTDAYETILTRLGGQLHV, translated from the coding sequence ATGGAAGAGCTGTTATACGAAGGGAAAGCGAAGCGGATTTACGCGACAGATCAAGAGGATGTAGTAAGGGTTCAATACAAGGATTCTGCGACGGCATTTAATGGCGAGAAAAAGGCAGAGATTGTCGGCAAGGGCAGGCTGAATAACGAGATTACGAGTCTATTATTCTCAAAGCTTGGCAAAGCTGGTATCCAATCGCATTTTATCGAGAAAATTTCCGAGAATGAGCAGCTGGTGAAGCGTGTACAGATCATCCCGCTCGAAGTGGTTGTCAGGAATTTCGCTGCGGGCAGTTTTTCAAAGCGCCTTGGCATTGAGGAAGGCAACAAGCTTTCAAGGCCAATCGTCGAGTTTTACCTGAAGGATGATGCGCTAGGCGACCCGCTGATTACCGATGAACATATTGATGTGCTGAATTTGGCAGCTGCAGAAGAAGTGGCTGAACTGAAGGCAGCGGCTTTGAAAATTAATGAAGTGCTTGGCGGATTTTTCGCTGAAATAGGTGTGAGATTAATAGATTTTAAGCTAGAGTTCGGCAAGGATACTGACGGGAAGATCCTGCTGGCGGATGAGATTTCGCCTGATACATGCCGCCTCTGGGATATGGAGACGCAACAAAAGCTAGACAAAGATGTGTTCCGCCGCGATTTAGGGAATCTGACAGATGCTTACGAAACCATTTTAACGAGATTGGGAGGACAATTGCATGTATAA
- the purS gene encoding phosphoribosylformylglycinamidine synthase subunit PurS, with amino-acid sequence MYKVKVYVTLRESVLDPQGTAVKKSLATHGYEGIQDVRIGKYMELTLDESVKDVDGAVMEMCERLLANPVIEDYRYEVEEVVAQ; translated from the coding sequence ATGTATAAAGTGAAGGTGTATGTCACGTTAAGGGAAAGTGTTTTGGATCCACAGGGGACGGCTGTTAAAAAATCGCTTGCGACTCATGGTTACGAAGGCATCCAGGATGTCCGAATCGGCAAGTATATGGAACTTACTTTGGATGAGAGTGTAAAGGATGTTGACGGCGCTGTTATGGAAATGTGCGAGCGCCTGCTGGCGAATCCGGTGATTGAGGATTACAGGTATGAAGTCGAGGAGGTTGTTGCACAGTGA